The region CCGACACCTTCGTCGGTGCCGGCTCGGCGGTCTGCACGGCCACCGTGAACGACGGCGGCACCCAGCGCAACGTGGTGCAGCTGCTCGGCTTCGGCCAGCGGACCACCACCGTGAACGCACTCGAAGCGGCCTGCGGTTACACCGACCTGCGGGCCAACAGCTAGTTCCGGCACAGCCCCGGTCCGGGCGGCCCACCAGGCCGCCCGGACCGCTGGGCACCCTGACCGAAGGAAGTGATCAATGAGCAGGCACAGGTTTGCCCGCGCGCTCGCCCTGTTGTCGGCGGGCCTACTCTCCGCCGGCGTGCTGGTGGCCGGGGTGCTGATCGGGCCGGCGAGCCCGGCGCAGGCCGTGTCGCTCGGTGCCGTCACGCTGTCCGAGCAGACCGGCGACGTGAACACCACCCCGATGTTCGCCACCGCGCGTACCGCCACGCCGTGCCCGACCGGCTTCGGCGAAACCACCAACCTGCGGCTCGGCCGCCCCGGCGGCCCGTACGCGAACCTGGCCCGCGCGCTGAGCGCCGGCGGCTGGGACCAGAACCCGCTGGAGTTCGCCGCCGACCGGTCCCTCACCCGGGCGGTCGCGGGAATCGAGCCGGCGACCACCGTCGGTGACGGCGAATGGTGGGTCATCGTCGACTGCTACAGCCTCACCGCAGGCCGCAGCGCCGACCAGTTCCAGACCTCGATCTTCGTCTGCGGCGACACCTGGAAGGTCGGCACGAGCTGCAACACCGCCACGGCGACGCGGACCACTGTGGCGGTCGACCCGAGTCCGGTCCCGGCCGGCACACCCGTCACCCTCACCGCGACCGTCTGCGTGCCCGGCGACCAGGACGGTTGCACCCCGCTGCCCGCGACCGGAACCGGGAACGTGGTGTTCAGCCGGACCGAACCCGCCACCGCGGAGCCGCCGGTCGAACTCGGCACGGTGGCCCTGACCGAGGGCCGGGCGGTCCTCACGGCGATCACCCTGCCGCCGCCGGAGGGCGACATCACCTCGCGTACCTACCGGATCACCGCCCGGTTCGTCCCGGACGCACCGGGCCACCTCGGGTCCGCGGCCACGTCGGACGTCGCGGTGTTCGTCGGCGAAGCCCCGGCACCGGAGACCGAGACGACCCTGACCGTGACGCCGGCCAGCCCGCTGCCGACCAACGCCGACCTGGTACTGACCGCCACCGTCCGGCAGCGCACCGGACCGGACGAGCCCGTCGGGCGGGTACGGTTCGAGCAGCGCCTCACCGGGACCACGGTCTGGGTGGTCCTCGGCACCGCCGACCTGGCCGACGGCAGGTACAGCCACACGGTCGCCCCGCGCCTCGCCGACGGCAACTACAGCCTCCAGGCGGTGTTCGTACCGGCCGACGAGGCCGACTTCGTGACCTCGACCGACACGCTGAACGGTTACCTCGTCGGCACGCCGCCGACCGGGCCGGTCGCGACCGCCACGACCCTCGCGGTCAGCCCGGCCGGACCACAGCGGGAAGGTGTCGAGCTGACCCTGACCGCCACCGTGGACCCGTCCGCCGCCAGCGGCACGGTGAAGTTCCTGGACGGCACCACCGAACTCGGCTCGGCCACCGTCAGCGGCGGCCAGGCCAGCTTCAAGACCGCCTCGCTGACGGCCGGGACCCACCCGCTCAAGGCGATCTTCACGCCGGCCGCGGCCAACGCGTACGGCGGATCCCAGTCGGCGGTCAACTCGTACGTCATCACGGCCGGTGACCCGGCCGACGACGACGGCGGGGACGACGACGGTGGCGGTGGTGGTGGCGACTCGTTGCCGCGTACCGGTGTTCCGCTGATCATGGTCGGTTCGGTCGGCCTGCTGCTGGTCGTCGTCGGCGGCGGCACCATGCTGGTGACCCGCCGCCGCACCGCGCCCCAACCGGTCGCCTGGCCGGACGCCCGCTGATGACCGTGACCGAGGCGCCGCCGGCCCGGCCCGCACCGGCGGCACCGGTGCCGGACCGGCGTCCGGTCAAGCTCGCCCTCCAGGTGCCGGGCGTGGCGCTGAGCACCCTCGCCTGCCTGGCCCTCGGCCTGGTGATCCACCTGACCCTGGTCTCGCAACTCCAGTACGCGCGCAACCAGCAGACCGCCTTCGCCGACTTCCGGACCGAGTTGGCGCAGGGAACCGCACCGGTGGGACAGAACCGGATGGACTTCACCGACGGGGGCGCGGGCCGGGAACGGCTGGTCGAGGCCGGCTCCGCCGTCGCCGTCCTGCGCATCCCGGCGGTCGGACTACAGACGGTGATCTTCGAGGGCAGCAGTGGCGAGGTGCTCCGGTCGGGTCCGGGTCACCGGCGGGACACCGTACTGCCCGGACAGCCGGGCACCAGCCTGGTGCTCGGCCGGCGGGCGGCGTACGGCGGCCCGTTCCGGGACCTGGACCTGCTGCTGCCCGGCGACATGATCACGGTCACCACCGGCCAGGGCGAACACTCCTACCGGGTCACCGGGCTGCGCCGGCCCGGCGACAACGCACCACCGGAACTCGTGGCCGGCGCGGGGCGGTTGACCCTGATAACCGCCGACGGGGACCCGTTCGTGCCGCATGACGTGCTCCGGGTCGACGCGGACCTGGTGTCGCCGGCCCAGCCGGCACCGAAACGTACGTTCGGCGCCGCCTCCCTGCCGCCGGCGGAGCAGGCGATGGCCACCGACCCGAATGCCTGGACCCCGCTGATGCTCTGGGGCCAGGCGATCGTGCTCGCGGCGCTCGCGCTGACCTACCTCCGATCCCGGTGGGGGCGCTGGCAGGCGTGGATCGTCGGCACCCCGCTGCTGGTCGCACTGGGCCTGGCCATCGCCGACCAGGCCGCCCGCCTCCTGCCCAACCTGCTCTAGCACCCCTGCTCCGGTACAGAAAGGATCGCCGTGTCCACAGTCGAAGACGCGACCCTGGTCGATCTGCCACCCTCCGCCCCCATCCCGTCGATCTCGGGCGACGCCGACCTGGCCACCCTCGACGCCCGGTCGATCTCCGCCTGGTTCGGCGACCACAAGGTGCTCGACCGGGTGTCGCTGACCATGCCGGCCGGGCAGGTGACCGCGCTGATCGGCCCGTCCGGCTGCGGCAAGTCGACCTTCCTGCGCATCCTCAACCGGATGCACGAGCTGGTGCCGAGCGCGTCGCTGGCCGGCGAAGTGCTGCTGGACGGTCGCGACCTCTACTCGGCGGAGCGCCGGATCACCGACGCCCGGCGCCAGGTGGGCATGGTCTTCCAGAAACCGAACCCGTTCCCGGCGATGTCGATCTACGACAACGTGATCGCCGGGCTGCGGCTCACCGGCACCCGCGTCTCCCGGCGCGGCCGGGACGACCTGGTCGAGGAGACGCTCACCAAGGCGGGGCTGTGGAAGGAGGTACGGGACCGGCTGCGCGAGCCGGGTGGCGCCCTCTCCGGTGGCCAGCAGCAGCGGCTCTGCATAGCGCGGTCGCTCGCCGTACGACCCAGGGTGCTGCTGATGGACGAGCCGTGTTCGGCCCTCGACCCGACCTCGACCCGGCGGATCGAGGAGACCATCGCGGAACTCGCCAGCGAGGTGACGATCGTCATCGTCACGCACAACATGCAGCAGGCCGCCCGGGTGTCCCACCGGTGCGCGTTCTTCCTGGCGTCGCACGGCACCCCCGGAATGATCGTCGAACACGGCCCGACCGCGGCGATGTTCGGCAACCCCCAGGATCCGCGTACGCACGACTACGTGAACGGCCGGTTCGGCTGAGCCCGCTCCGCCCTTTCGCCAAATGATTTGTCGAGTCGGTCAAAGGCCATTCTGTTTCCCCTTGTGCGGGCACCGAGAATTCGCTTTCCGCACGTCCGGCGGAGACGTTGGCCTGCCTACCGGGTCACAGCTCCTGTGGAGCCTGATTGCCGGCCGGGTCAAGAGGATCCAGCCGAGGCATCACCCTCAATGAGAGGAAGTGATTCATGAGCAAGCGGATGTTCGCTCGCGCGGGCGCCACGCTCGCCGCCATTGCGATGACGACCGGCGTACTCGTTGCTGTTTCCGCTCCCGCCCAGGCCGCGTCGCTCGGTGACGTGGTCCTGTCGCAGCAGAGCGGCAGCGTCACCGACACCCCGATGCTGGCGAACGCGACCAGCGCGGCCTGCCCGACCGGGTTCGGCGAGAACGCGTCGCTGCGGATCGGTCGGCCCGGCGGCGAGTACGCCAACATCGCCCGTTCCCTCGGCGGTGGCGGCTTCGACCAGGCTCCGCTGAGCTTCGCCGGGGACCGTTCGTTCTCCCAGGCGCTGGGCAACGTCACCCCGGCCAACGGTGAGTGGTGGGTCATCGTCGAGTGCTACAGCCTGACCCTGGGCCGGCACGTCGACGAGTTCCGTACCTCGATCGTGGTCAACGCCGGCACCTGGCGGGTCGCGGTGGCGTACAACACCACCACCGCCCTGGCCATCAGCCCGGCCAGCAACACGGCGACCGAGGGCGACGAGGTCACCCTCTCCGCCACCGTCGCCGCCACCGAGGCGGGCGCCCCCGCCGTCGCCGGTACGGTCGAGTTCCGCCGCGGCGCCAGCGTGATCGGCTCCGCCCCGGTGACCGGTGGCACCGCCACCCTCGCCACCACCGCCCTGCCGGCGGGCACCTTCAACTACACCGCCGCGTTCACCCCGGCCAACTCGGCCGACTTCAAGTCCTCCACCTCGGCAGCGGTGTCGTACCAGATCATCCGCCGGGCCGGCGGCACCCCGCCGGTCGACGTCGAGATCACCGCCGACGTGGCGCCGGGCGCGTTCACCCTCGCGGTGGCCGCCCCGAACACCAGCCTCACCGGCGGCACCGTCGGTGGCACCGCGACCGGCGCGCTGCCGGCCGCGACCGTCACCGACCTGCGGGGCACCGGCACCGCGTGGAACCTCACCGGTCAGCTCGAAGACTTCAACCAGGGCACCAGCACCATCGCGAACAGCGCCCTGACCTGGACCCCGAACGCCGCCAAGACCAGCGGTTCGGGTGCGGTCGCGGCCGGCGGCAGCGCCGCCCTCGGCGACACCCGCACGCTCTGCTCGGCCGTCGCCGGCACCAACGCGGGTGTGTTCACCTGCGGCGCCGACCTCAGCCTGGCGATCCCGGACAACGTGGCGCCGGGCGAGTACACCGCGACCCTGACCCTGACGCTGGCCTGACCGACAACCGGTCGGGTTCGCCCCCTGGGTGACCGAGGCGGAGGTGCCGCCGGCGCGAGCCGGCGTCACCTCCGCCACACCCCGTTGTCCGGACCTCTCCTCGGAGCCTGCACATGACCACTGCCCACCCCGTACGCCCCCGTCGGGCCACCCGCATCGCGGTGCTGTCCGCCGTGGCGGCGATGCTGCTGATCTCGCTCGTGCCGATCCCGGCGGCGGCCGGTGCGGCAAAGGACGACAGCTTCCGCTGGACCATCGTGCCGTCGAGCCCGAGCGGCCCGAAGGGGCGCAAGCAGTTCGACTACGAGCTGGCGCCGAAGGAGGAGATCACCGACTGGATCTCGGTGACCAACCTGAGCGACCAGCCGCTGACCGTCGACCTCTATCCCACCGACGCGTTCACCGCCGTGGACGGCGGCTTCGCCCTGCTGCCGCGCAGCCAGGCGCCGGACGGCGTCGGTTCCTGGATCAAATTGCCGACCCGGCAGCTCAGGGTGCCGGTGGGCAAGCGCGCCGACCTGCCGTTCCAACTGCGGGTACCGGACGGCGCCGCCCCGGGTGACCACATCGGCGGCATCATCGCCTCGGCCACCGAGGCGCAGACCGACCAGCACGGCCAGCGGGTCGACGTCGAGCGGCGGATCGCCGCCCGGGTGTACCTCCGGGTCGCCGGACCGCTCACCCCGCTCGCCGAGATCGGCGACGTACGCGTCGACTACGACAACCCGCTGGTGCCGTTTCGCGGCGCCGAGGTCGCGGTGACGTACCGGCTGGTGAACCGGGGCAACACCCGGCTCGGCGGGAAGGCGCGGATCCAGGTGACCGGGCCGCTCGGCGTACGGCTGGGCAACAGCGAGGTGATCGACATTCCGGAGTTGCTGCCCGACTCGGAGGTCGAGTTGCACGGGACCCTGCCGGGGGTCTTCCCGGCCGGCCGGCTCACCGCCACGGTCAGCGTCAACCCGCAGGCCGGTCCGAACACCCTGCCGGCGTTGACCGGATCGGCGTCGGTGCCGGCCGTACCGTGGCTCCTGCTCGGCGGGTTGCTCCTGGTCGTCGGGGCCCTCGTCGCCTGGGTCTGGCGGCGCCGGTCGACGCGCCTGCGGGACCGGGACGACGCCGATGTCTTCCCCGCCGACCCGGGACTGCCCCGGCCGGTACCGGTGGCCTCCTGATGGCCGGTCCGGTAACCGGGACGGCCGGCCGGTGTCGGCCGGTGCGGCGGGTCGCTGCCGAGGTCGCCCGTGATCGACGAGCGGAGGGGTGCTGACAGTGGTCGGACAAAACAGCCGCCGGATCGCCGTTATCCTGGTCTTCCTGGCCGGGGTCGCCGGTGCGGTCGCGGCCTCCTGGATTCCCCCGGTGAACGCCGCCGGGATCGAGCCGGTGCGCGCGGTGGCCGACGCGAGGCAGGAATTTCTCGAAGCAGAACCGGTCACCCGGTTCGGAACGCCCGTTCCCGGCGGGGATCGCGGTGCGTCGGTCGAGCTGGGTGTGGTGATCGCCCCGAAGCCGACCGGCACGGGTACGCCGACACCCACCACCCCGTCCCCGACACCGACGGCGAGCACCGCCGCCCCGACGGATCCACCGGACAACGGCGGCGATCTACCCCGTACCGGACTGGCGATCGGCGCCTTCGTCGTGGCCGGCGCGACCCTGATCGCCGCCGGCACCGCACTACGCCTACTCGCCCCCCACCGCCGCCCCCACCGCCCCCACCCCCGCCCCCGTCGTTGATCATGAAGTTAGCGCAGGTTCGAGTCTGAAATGTCCGCGTTAACTTCATGATCAACGGCGGGGGGCCGGGTTCGGCGGGGGCGGGGTTGGGGGCGTTTGGGGGTACGGGGGTGAGGGGGGTCGCCCGCGGGGGCGGTGGGGCGGGCAGGGCACGTACGCTCGACGTGTCATGAGCGAAGCGCAGAGCAGTTTTCCCCGGCGGGACTCCAGCGGCCGGATCACCGGCTTGGCCGACCTGGGCGGCGTGGTCCTCGCCGGCCTGGTGATCGGTGTGCTGGCGCTGGTCGCATTCGACTGGGCGTTCGAGTCGATCGGCCTGGCCGACTTCGGCAAGACCAACGGCTGGTTGGCGGTGATCCTGCCGGCCTGGCTCTTCGTCGAGGAGTACCGGGCCTGGGGGCCGGGTCCGGCCAGGGCGGCGGCAGCGGTGGTGGGCGCGGGGGTCGGACTGACCACCGGGCTGCTCGCCGCGGGGCTGGCCGCTGCGGCGGCGCCGCTGGTGTCGGGCGCGGCGGCGGCCGGGGCGTTCGCGCTGGTATATACGCTGATCTGGTATTTCGGCGTCCGGTGGCTGGACCGTCGGACG is a window of Micromonospora sp. NBC_01699 DNA encoding:
- a CDS encoding Ig-like domain-containing protein, whose amino-acid sequence is MSRHRFARALALLSAGLLSAGVLVAGVLIGPASPAQAVSLGAVTLSEQTGDVNTTPMFATARTATPCPTGFGETTNLRLGRPGGPYANLARALSAGGWDQNPLEFAADRSLTRAVAGIEPATTVGDGEWWVIVDCYSLTAGRSADQFQTSIFVCGDTWKVGTSCNTATATRTTVAVDPSPVPAGTPVTLTATVCVPGDQDGCTPLPATGTGNVVFSRTEPATAEPPVELGTVALTEGRAVLTAITLPPPEGDITSRTYRITARFVPDAPGHLGSAATSDVAVFVGEAPAPETETTLTVTPASPLPTNADLVLTATVRQRTGPDEPVGRVRFEQRLTGTTVWVVLGTADLADGRYSHTVAPRLADGNYSLQAVFVPADEADFVTSTDTLNGYLVGTPPTGPVATATTLAVSPAGPQREGVELTLTATVDPSAASGTVKFLDGTTELGSATVSGGQASFKTASLTAGTHPLKAIFTPAAANAYGGSQSAVNSYVITAGDPADDDGGDDDGGGGGGDSLPRTGVPLIMVGSVGLLLVVVGGGTMLVTRRRTAPQPVAWPDAR
- a CDS encoding sortase; this translates as MTVTEAPPARPAPAAPVPDRRPVKLALQVPGVALSTLACLALGLVIHLTLVSQLQYARNQQTAFADFRTELAQGTAPVGQNRMDFTDGGAGRERLVEAGSAVAVLRIPAVGLQTVIFEGSSGEVLRSGPGHRRDTVLPGQPGTSLVLGRRAAYGGPFRDLDLLLPGDMITVTTGQGEHSYRVTGLRRPGDNAPPELVAGAGRLTLITADGDPFVPHDVLRVDADLVSPAQPAPKRTFGAASLPPAEQAMATDPNAWTPLMLWGQAIVLAALALTYLRSRWGRWQAWIVGTPLLVALGLAIADQAARLLPNLL
- a CDS encoding phosphate ABC transporter ATP-binding protein, translating into MSTVEDATLVDLPPSAPIPSISGDADLATLDARSISAWFGDHKVLDRVSLTMPAGQVTALIGPSGCGKSTFLRILNRMHELVPSASLAGEVLLDGRDLYSAERRITDARRQVGMVFQKPNPFPAMSIYDNVIAGLRLTGTRVSRRGRDDLVEETLTKAGLWKEVRDRLREPGGALSGGQQQRLCIARSLAVRPRVLLMDEPCSALDPTSTRRIEETIAELASEVTIVIVTHNMQQAARVSHRCAFFLASHGTPGMIVEHGPTAAMFGNPQDPRTHDYVNGRFG
- a CDS encoding Ig-like domain repeat protein, coding for MSKRMFARAGATLAAIAMTTGVLVAVSAPAQAASLGDVVLSQQSGSVTDTPMLANATSAACPTGFGENASLRIGRPGGEYANIARSLGGGGFDQAPLSFAGDRSFSQALGNVTPANGEWWVIVECYSLTLGRHVDEFRTSIVVNAGTWRVAVAYNTTTALAISPASNTATEGDEVTLSATVAATEAGAPAVAGTVEFRRGASVIGSAPVTGGTATLATTALPAGTFNYTAAFTPANSADFKSSTSAAVSYQIIRRAGGTPPVDVEITADVAPGAFTLAVAAPNTSLTGGTVGGTATGALPAATVTDLRGTGTAWNLTGQLEDFNQGTSTIANSALTWTPNAAKTSGSGAVAAGGSAALGDTRTLCSAVAGTNAGVFTCGADLSLAIPDNVAPGEYTATLTLTLA
- a CDS encoding WxL protein peptidoglycan domain-containing protein produces the protein MTTAHPVRPRRATRIAVLSAVAAMLLISLVPIPAAAGAAKDDSFRWTIVPSSPSGPKGRKQFDYELAPKEEITDWISVTNLSDQPLTVDLYPTDAFTAVDGGFALLPRSQAPDGVGSWIKLPTRQLRVPVGKRADLPFQLRVPDGAAPGDHIGGIIASATEAQTDQHGQRVDVERRIAARVYLRVAGPLTPLAEIGDVRVDYDNPLVPFRGAEVAVTYRLVNRGNTRLGGKARIQVTGPLGVRLGNSEVIDIPELLPDSEVELHGTLPGVFPAGRLTATVSVNPQAGPNTLPALTGSASVPAVPWLLLGGLLLVVGALVAWVWRRRSTRLRDRDDADVFPADPGLPRPVPVAS